In the Flavisolibacter tropicus genome, one interval contains:
- a CDS encoding DNA gyrase/topoisomerase IV subunit A encodes MKNKNYDHVQTDHGINGQYKTWFLDYASYVILERAVPAVEDGLKPVQRRILHSMKEMDDGRYNKVANIIGQTMQYHPHGDASIGDALVNMGQKDLLIDTQGNWGDVRTGDDAAAARYIEGRLSKFALEVLFNPKTTDWQLSYDGRKNEPVTLPVKFPLLLAHGAEGIAVGLATKVLPHNFCELCDASIKYLKGRKFDLYPDFLTGAMIDVTDYNEGRRGGKVKVRAHIEEFDKKTLLIKSVPFGTTTSGLIDSIVKANDQGKIKIKKVIDNTAAEVEIQVDLAPGISPDITIDALYKFTDCEVSVSPNTCVIIDNKPHFISVNELLRLSADKTKGLLEKELLIKLSELQEKWHYTSLEKIFFEEKIYKELEKRYETWDKVIEAIAKAFVPFSKNLRREITREDILKLTEKPVRRIYKLDIDELNAQIRNLEAEIKQVKHDIANLNDYAIAYFEGLLKKYGKGKERRSEIKVFEVIEAKHVAIANTRLFINRAEGFIGTSLKKDEFLVECSDLDDIIAFTKRGIMKVVKVQDKVFIGKDILYAAVFRKGDERTTYNMLYTDSDSGISFAKRFNVTGITRDKEYDLTKGGDKSKVQYFTANPNGEAEIVRVVLSPNCSARNKEFEFFFEELEIKSRSSIGNQVTKYPVRQVKFKEAGVATLGSIKLWFDDKFGRLNHDSKGIELGDFDAEDRILVINNDGTYEITDQELTQRFKPEDVMLVEKFDPERIITAVYLDNDKGQYNLKRFRIETTTLKTKFPFIKEGKGNLLEAVSTEDEPVLLVQQGKGTQARTSKFKVAQIVDVMGWKAIGAKLIDFNKSILMSWEVAEAAKQSQLF; translated from the coding sequence ATGAAAAACAAGAATTACGACCACGTGCAAACTGACCATGGGATTAACGGACAGTATAAAACCTGGTTCCTTGACTATGCGTCTTATGTGATCCTGGAAAGAGCTGTACCTGCAGTTGAAGATGGTTTAAAGCCTGTACAACGCCGTATCCTTCACTCCATGAAGGAAATGGATGATGGTCGCTACAATAAGGTGGCCAACATCATTGGTCAAACCATGCAATACCATCCGCATGGTGATGCTTCTATTGGTGATGCATTAGTAAACATGGGTCAGAAAGACCTGTTGATTGATACACAAGGTAACTGGGGTGATGTGCGCACAGGTGATGATGCGGCAGCCGCCCGTTATATTGAAGGTCGTTTGAGCAAGTTTGCATTGGAAGTATTGTTTAATCCTAAGACTACCGATTGGCAACTAAGCTATGATGGCCGTAAGAATGAGCCGGTAACGCTTCCGGTTAAGTTTCCATTATTGCTAGCACATGGTGCGGAAGGTATTGCTGTAGGTTTAGCTACTAAAGTATTGCCACACAATTTCTGTGAACTTTGCGATGCTTCTATCAAATATTTAAAAGGCCGTAAGTTTGATCTGTATCCCGATTTCTTAACAGGAGCCATGATCGATGTGACCGATTATAATGAAGGTCGTCGTGGCGGTAAGGTTAAGGTACGTGCACACATAGAGGAGTTTGACAAGAAGACCTTACTAATCAAAAGCGTGCCTTTTGGTACTACAACTTCCGGTCTGATCGATTCTATTGTTAAAGCAAACGATCAGGGCAAGATCAAGATCAAAAAGGTAATTGATAATACAGCTGCTGAAGTTGAAATACAGGTGGACCTAGCGCCAGGTATTTCACCTGATATTACCATTGACGCTTTGTATAAGTTCACAGATTGTGAAGTATCTGTTTCTCCTAATACCTGCGTGATCATTGATAATAAGCCACACTTTATTAGCGTAAACGAGTTGTTGCGTTTATCTGCTGATAAAACAAAAGGGTTATTGGAAAAAGAGTTACTGATCAAGTTGTCTGAACTTCAGGAAAAATGGCATTATACTTCTTTAGAGAAAATTTTCTTTGAAGAAAAGATCTATAAAGAGTTAGAAAAAAGATATGAAACCTGGGATAAAGTAATTGAGGCAATTGCCAAGGCTTTTGTTCCATTCTCAAAGAACCTTCGCCGTGAGATTACACGTGAGGATATTCTGAAGCTTACGGAGAAGCCAGTACGTCGTATCTACAAGTTGGATATTGATGAATTGAATGCGCAGATCCGTAATCTGGAAGCAGAGATCAAGCAAGTAAAACATGATATAGCCAATTTGAACGATTATGCTATTGCTTATTTTGAAGGATTGTTGAAGAAGTATGGCAAAGGCAAAGAGCGTCGTTCTGAGATTAAAGTGTTTGAGGTAATTGAAGCTAAGCATGTAGCTATTGCTAATACCCGTCTTTTCATCAATAGGGCGGAAGGTTTCATTGGTACATCTCTGAAGAAAGATGAGTTCTTAGTAGAATGTTCCGACCTGGATGATATCATTGCTTTTACTAAGCGTGGTATTATGAAGGTGGTAAAGGTGCAGGATAAAGTGTTTATTGGTAAAGACATTTTGTATGCAGCTGTCTTCCGCAAAGGGGATGAGCGCACAACATACAACATGCTTTATACAGATAGCGACAGTGGAATTTCTTTTGCTAAGCGTTTCAATGTAACAGGTATTACCCGTGATAAAGAATATGATTTGACAAAAGGTGGTGATAAGAGTAAAGTTCAGTATTTCACTGCCAACCCGAATGGTGAAGCGGAAATAGTGCGTGTAGTTTTAAGTCCAAACTGTTCAGCACGTAATAAAGAGTTTGAATTCTTCTTTGAAGAGTTGGAGATCAAGAGCCGATCTTCAATTGGTAATCAAGTAACCAAATACCCTGTACGCCAGGTGAAGTTTAAAGAAGCTGGTGTTGCTACCTTAGGTAGTATCAAGCTTTGGTTTGATGATAAGTTCGGAAGACTGAATCATGATAGCAAGGGTATAGAATTGGGTGACTTTGATGCAGAAGATAGAATCCTGGTGATCAATAACGATGGTACATATGAAATTACGGATCAGGAGTTGACGCAACGTTTCAAGCCGGAAGATGTAATGCTGGTTGAGAAGTTTGACCCGGAGCGTATTATTACAGCAGTATATCTGGATAACGATAAAGGGCAATATAACCTAAAACGCTTCCGTATTGAAACCACTACATTAAAGACCAAGTTTCCTTTCATCAAAGAAGGAAAAGGTAATTTGCTGGAAGCGGTTTCTACAGAAGACGAGCCAGTACTACTTGTTCAACAAGGGAAAGGTACACAAGCGAGAACTTCTAAGTTCAAGGTGGCACAGATTGTTGACGTGATGGGGTGGAAAGCTATTGGTGCGAAGTTGATCGACTTCAACAAGAGTATTTTAATGTCTTGGGAAGTAGCTGAAGCCGCCAAGCAATCACAATTGTTCTAA
- a CDS encoding DUF1835 domain-containing protein encodes MIHIVFNEADIEVLKKAQELDESLAGEVVIIRDDFAVGPVVNIYVTEGYQQRRDWWKELVDQSPYKTEETMSLVDDKLAVHNLKKALDENAKEELWIWMGQNQHDVCGYYWLMSQLSNYQGRVFVLYLNNLPFINEKGQIFYPTWLHEIQPKEFLKAKRLCRKITLSEFEVDPDEWRKLCDDNDMVRILEGGKKIAGKGEDFYDKDVMAGLTNEWQRGNKVMHNILSKMKIKTGDVFLLWRMKKLAEQEKIEINGDTSKGWKDFEVKLKSAVATEPVAEETSVQ; translated from the coding sequence ATGATCCATATTGTTTTTAACGAAGCCGATATTGAGGTTTTAAAAAAGGCACAAGAATTAGATGAGTCATTAGCTGGAGAAGTAGTTATTATTCGAGATGATTTTGCTGTGGGTCCTGTTGTTAATATCTATGTTACAGAAGGCTACCAGCAGCGAAGAGACTGGTGGAAGGAATTGGTGGATCAATCGCCTTATAAAACAGAGGAGACAATGTCCTTGGTGGATGACAAGCTCGCCGTCCATAATCTGAAAAAAGCGCTAGATGAAAATGCTAAAGAAGAATTATGGATCTGGATGGGGCAAAATCAACACGACGTGTGTGGTTACTATTGGTTAATGAGTCAATTGAGTAATTATCAAGGGCGTGTGTTTGTACTGTATTTAAACAACCTGCCTTTTATAAATGAAAAGGGTCAGATCTTTTATCCCACCTGGTTACACGAAATTCAGCCAAAAGAATTCCTTAAGGCTAAACGCCTTTGTCGCAAGATCACATTGAGTGAGTTTGAAGTAGATCCAGATGAGTGGAGAAAGCTTTGTGATGATAATGACATGGTGCGCATTCTAGAAGGTGGAAAAAAGATAGCTGGGAAGGGAGAGGATTTTTATGATAAAGATGTAATGGCTGGACTGACCAATGAATGGCAAAGGGGCAATAAAGTCATGCATAACATCTTGTCGAAAATGAAGATCAAAACAGGCGATGTATTTCTGCTTTGGCGCATGAAGAAACTGGCGGAGCAAGAAAAGATTGAGATCAATGGTGATACATCTAAAGGGTGGAAAGATTTTGAGGTGAAATTGAAATCAGCGGTTGCTACTGAGCCAGTTGCAGAAGAAACAAGTGTACAATAA
- a CDS encoding DNA topoisomerase IV subunit B, protein MAKTVKEVSSYNEDSIRSLDWREHIRLRPGMYIGKLGDGSSPDDGIYVLVKEVIDNCIDEYTMGFGRQVEIKIDEKNVTIRDYGRGIPLGKVVDVVSKINTGAKYDSKVFQKSVGLNGVGTKAVNALSSYFKVAAFREGKTKVAEFERGALIKEHRESATNEENGTLVTFTADDTIFKNFHFIPEYLEKQVWNYCFLNAGLKIIFNGKNYISKNGLLDLLERNTNADELRYPIIHLKGNDIEVAITHNNDYGEDYYSFVNGQHTTQGGTHQAAFRESYVKVIRDFFKKDYDAADIRQSIVAAVSVRVVEPVFESQTKTKLGSLNVEDGGPSMRQFVLEFLSRELDNYLHKNPTIAEALKKRIEQSERERKDMAGIKKLANERAKKANLHNKKLRDCRVHLNDEPPTKNKQDFFVTQQNSTIFITEGDSASGSITKARSVETQAVFSLRGKPLNCFGMSKKIVYENEELNLLQHALNIEEGMDGLRYNRIVIATDADVDGMHIRLLVMTFFLQFFPDLVKNNHVYILETPLFRVRNKQETIYCYSEQEKQKAMKKLGGKPEITRFKGLGEISPDEFGRFIGEEMRLQPVILEHGDHIQHLLEYYMGKNTQERQEFIINNLRVELDAAEALN, encoded by the coding sequence ATGGCAAAAACAGTAAAAGAAGTGTCTTCTTATAATGAAGACAGTATTCGTAGCCTAGACTGGCGGGAACATATCCGCTTACGTCCCGGTATGTATATTGGTAAATTAGGCGATGGCTCCAGCCCCGATGACGGTATTTATGTATTGGTTAAAGAGGTGATTGACAACTGTATAGATGAATATACAATGGGCTTTGGCCGGCAAGTGGAAATCAAGATTGATGAAAAAAACGTAACCATTCGTGACTATGGCCGAGGTATTCCACTGGGTAAAGTGGTAGATGTAGTAAGTAAGATCAATACCGGTGCTAAGTACGACAGCAAGGTGTTCCAGAAAAGTGTGGGCCTAAATGGTGTGGGTACTAAGGCCGTAAACGCTTTAAGTAGCTATTTTAAAGTGGCTGCATTCCGTGAGGGTAAGACAAAAGTTGCAGAATTTGAGCGCGGAGCTCTGATAAAAGAACACAGAGAAAGTGCTACCAATGAAGAAAATGGTACGCTGGTTACGTTTACTGCTGATGATACCATCTTCAAGAACTTCCATTTTATACCAGAATATCTGGAAAAGCAGGTTTGGAACTATTGTTTCTTAAATGCTGGCTTGAAGATCATCTTCAACGGTAAAAACTATATCAGTAAAAACGGTTTGTTGGATTTGCTGGAACGCAATACCAATGCCGACGAACTGCGCTACCCAATCATTCACCTTAAAGGGAATGATATTGAAGTAGCCATTACGCATAACAACGACTATGGCGAAGACTATTATTCCTTTGTTAATGGTCAGCATACTACCCAGGGCGGTACACACCAGGCAGCCTTTCGTGAATCTTATGTAAAGGTGATCCGCGATTTCTTTAAGAAAGACTATGATGCGGCTGATATTCGCCAAAGTATTGTGGCGGCTGTATCTGTACGTGTGGTAGAGCCCGTGTTTGAAAGCCAGACAAAGACAAAGTTAGGTTCATTAAACGTTGAAGATGGCGGTCCAAGCATGCGTCAGTTTGTATTGGAGTTCTTAAGCCGAGAGTTGGATAACTATTTACATAAGAATCCAACGATTGCTGAAGCGCTGAAAAAGCGTATTGAACAAAGTGAGCGGGAGCGTAAGGATATGGCTGGTATTAAAAAATTAGCTAACGAGAGAGCTAAAAAGGCCAACTTACACAACAAAAAGTTACGCGATTGTCGTGTACACTTGAACGATGAACCGCCAACTAAGAACAAGCAAGACTTTTTTGTAACACAGCAAAACAGCACCATCTTTATTACAGAGGGCGACTCAGCGAGTGGTTCTATAACAAAGGCTAGAAGTGTTGAAACGCAAGCGGTATTTAGCTTGCGTGGTAAGCCCTTGAACTGCTTTGGTATGAGCAAAAAGATCGTGTATGAGAATGAAGAGTTGAACCTGCTGCAACATGCGCTGAATATTGAAGAGGGAATGGATGGTTTGCGTTACAATCGTATTGTAATTGCTACCGATGCCGACGTAGATGGTATGCACATTCGCTTGCTGGTGATGACTTTCTTCTTACAGTTCTTCCCAGACCTGGTAAAGAACAATCACGTGTATATATTGGAAACGCCATTATTCCGTGTGCGTAACAAACAGGAAACTATATACTGCTACTCTGAGCAAGAAAAGCAGAAAGCAATGAAGAAGTTAGGCGGAAAACCAGAAATTACCCGATTCAAAGGATTAGGTGAGATCTCGCCTGATGAATTTGGTCGCTTTATTGGCGAAGAAATGCGTTTGCAACCAGTAATCTTGGAACATGGCGATCATATTCAACACCTGTTGGAATACTATATGGGTAAGAATACACAGGAACGCCAGGAGTTTATCATCAATAATCTGCGTGTTGAATTGGATGCAGCAGAAGCTTTGAACTAA
- a CDS encoding aminopeptidase P N-terminal domain-containing protein encodes MHSKRLLSFISICTSLLFSITSFAQDQLPTDYLTKEFHKGRRDAARALMPDNSVMVVFAAPTRNYANDVDYNYHQNPDLYYFTGYKEPDAVLFLFKEKQKGSNGEEFNELFFVRPKNEMAERWTGKRLGETGAKEKLGISNVESYAKFASYNFDLTPFAKVLLYTPNDIPAPSAKDTASQTGGLLTQLLQLKQSTKKDAPASNNKIDTKTYEVLTGYLRSVKTPEEMALLRKAVEISCQGQTEVMKAIRPNMSELEIQGLHEYIHKRYGAESVGYGSIVGSGANGCILHYVENTKTKIGNDMILMDVGAEYHGYTADVTRTIPADGKFSAEERAIYQIVYDAQEAAFKTLKNGSTWSAASTAARSTIAQGLMKLGIIKEEKEVRQYFPHGLGHHIGLDVHDRGPYDTLRKDMVITIEPGIYIPPNSKCDKKWWGIAVRIEDDALIRENDYELLSRYAPRSIDDIEKMIAEKSVLDNYNLPPLPSATKKAF; translated from the coding sequence ATGCATTCCAAGCGTTTGCTTTCTTTTATCAGTATCTGCACATCCCTATTATTTAGTATTACCAGTTTTGCACAGGACCAATTACCAACAGACTATCTAACAAAAGAATTTCATAAAGGACGCCGCGATGCCGCGCGTGCTTTAATGCCTGACAATTCTGTGATGGTAGTGTTTGCTGCTCCTACCCGCAATTATGCTAATGATGTAGATTACAACTATCATCAAAACCCAGACCTCTATTACTTTACCGGTTATAAAGAACCAGACGCCGTACTCTTTCTTTTTAAAGAGAAACAAAAAGGTTCCAATGGTGAGGAGTTTAACGAATTGTTCTTTGTACGCCCTAAAAATGAAATGGCAGAAAGATGGACTGGCAAACGTTTAGGAGAAACAGGCGCAAAAGAGAAATTGGGCATCTCAAATGTGGAGAGCTATGCCAAGTTTGCTTCTTATAATTTTGACCTAACTCCTTTCGCCAAAGTACTTCTTTATACACCTAATGATATACCGGCTCCATCTGCAAAAGATACGGCTTCTCAAACCGGAGGACTGTTAACGCAACTACTACAACTTAAACAGTCAACTAAAAAAGATGCGCCTGCATCTAACAATAAGATTGACACAAAAACATATGAGGTTCTAACAGGGTATTTAAGATCTGTAAAAACACCAGAAGAAATGGCGCTGTTGCGCAAGGCTGTTGAGATTTCCTGCCAAGGACAAACTGAAGTAATGAAGGCCATTCGCCCTAATATGTCTGAGCTGGAAATTCAAGGTTTGCATGAATACATTCACAAAAGATATGGCGCTGAAAGTGTAGGTTATGGTTCTATTGTTGGCTCAGGTGCCAATGGTTGTATTCTGCACTATGTAGAAAACACAAAGACCAAGATTGGTAATGATATGATATTGATGGATGTGGGTGCTGAATATCATGGCTATACTGCCGATGTAACACGCACCATTCCGGCCGATGGTAAGTTCTCTGCTGAAGAAAGAGCCATCTACCAAATAGTATATGATGCACAAGAAGCTGCTTTTAAAACATTGAAAAACGGCTCTACCTGGAGTGCCGCCAGCACAGCTGCACGTAGTACTATTGCACAAGGCTTGATGAAGCTGGGTATCATAAAGGAAGAAAAAGAAGTGCGTCAGTATTTCCCACATGGCTTAGGTCATCATATTGGCTTAGATGTACACGATCGCGGTCCTTATGATACGTTAAGAAAGGATATGGTGATTACTATTGAGCCGGGCATTTACATTCCACCAAACAGCAAGTGCGATAAGAAATGGTGGGGTATTGCTGTACGAATAGAAGATGATGCGCTGATCCGTGAGAATGATTATGAATTGCTATCTCGTTATGCTCCACGCTCTATTGATGATATTGAAAAGATGATTGCAGAGAAAAGTGTGCTGGACAACTATAACTTACCACCATTACCATCGGCTACCAAGAAAGCGTTTTAA
- a CDS encoding ABC transporter substrate-binding protein, protein MYRLYKYLTICSIGLFLTGCYYSEKENGHYFQYNEQTGIASLDPAFAKNQSIMWAVHQLYNTLVEVDSQLNIVPSVAKHWEISADRTLYTFYLRNDVFFHDDACFPNGKGRRVNANDVVYSLNRITDEKVASPGAWIFDGKVDSVNGFTAINDTTVQIKLQRPYNPILGILSMQYCSIVPHEAVEKYGSDFRRHAVGSGPFQFVAWEEGQSLILKKNPRYFEKDETGKSLPYLDGVKVSFYDSKATEFLLFRQKKLSFINDIDASFKDEVLTKKGVLSKEWQGKINLQTHPYLNIEYLGLLVDSTNPVLQNSPTRLKKVRQAINYGFDRRKLVLYLRNSLGIPAESGFVPAGLPSFDSTKVKGYYYDPNKARELLKEAGFGTKGSLPQIKLLTIPIYADIASYIARQLEEIGFNVQVEALQKSLLLEMTSSSRAVFFRGSWIADYPDAENYLSVFYSKNPAPPNYTRYKNPVFDAAFEKALAETNDSLRYKLYQQADQIMMNDAPVVPLWYDMAIHLVQPNVQGFKPNALNLLELRRTQIKN, encoded by the coding sequence ATGTACCGACTGTATAAATATTTAACGATTTGTAGTATTGGGCTTTTTCTGACCGGGTGTTATTATAGTGAAAAGGAAAACGGCCATTACTTTCAATATAATGAGCAAACAGGTATTGCTTCTTTAGACCCTGCCTTTGCTAAGAACCAATCTATCATGTGGGCGGTTCACCAATTATATAATACGCTGGTAGAGGTAGATAGCCAATTGAATATTGTGCCTTCAGTAGCTAAACATTGGGAGATATCTGCTGATAGAACCCTTTATACTTTTTATTTACGGAACGACGTGTTCTTTCACGATGATGCTTGTTTTCCCAATGGAAAGGGAAGGAGAGTGAATGCAAATGATGTAGTATATAGCTTAAATCGTATCACTGATGAAAAGGTAGCCAGTCCAGGTGCCTGGATCTTTGATGGTAAAGTTGATTCTGTAAACGGGTTTACTGCGATAAATGATACCACTGTCCAGATAAAGCTACAACGCCCCTATAACCCAATATTGGGAATTTTATCCATGCAGTACTGCTCTATTGTGCCTCATGAAGCGGTAGAAAAGTATGGTAGTGATTTCCGCCGTCATGCAGTGGGCTCCGGACCATTCCAATTTGTAGCATGGGAAGAAGGGCAGTCATTGATCTTAAAGAAAAATCCCCGCTATTTTGAAAAAGATGAAACTGGAAAATCCTTGCCGTATCTAGATGGCGTAAAAGTGAGCTTCTATGATAGTAAGGCCACTGAATTCCTTTTGTTTCGTCAAAAGAAGCTTTCTTTCATTAACGATATAGACGCGTCGTTTAAGGATGAAGTGTTAACAAAGAAGGGTGTACTAAGCAAAGAATGGCAAGGAAAGATCAATTTACAAACACATCCTTACCTGAATATTGAGTATCTTGGATTGTTGGTTGATTCTACCAATCCTGTTTTACAAAACTCTCCAACCCGATTGAAAAAAGTTAGGCAGGCTATTAATTATGGCTTTGACCGTCGTAAACTGGTTTTATACTTACGCAATTCATTAGGTATACCAGCAGAGAGCGGATTTGTACCTGCTGGACTTCCATCCTTTGATTCCACTAAAGTAAAGGGCTACTATTATGATCCAAATAAAGCCCGCGAGTTGCTGAAAGAGGCTGGCTTTGGTACCAAAGGATCTTTACCACAAATCAAATTGCTAACAATTCCCATTTATGCTGATATAGCCAGCTATATAGCAAGACAGCTTGAGGAGATTGGATTTAATGTACAGGTAGAGGCGCTACAAAAATCATTGCTATTAGAAATGACATCCAGTTCAAGAGCGGTCTTCTTTAGAGGGAGTTGGATTGCCGACTATCCAGATGCAGAGAATTATCTCTCCGTATTCTATTCTAAAAACCCCGCACCGCCCAACTATACCCGTTACAAGAATCCAGTATTTGATGCGGCGTTTGAAAAAGCATTAGCAGAGACCAATGATAGTCTACGTTATAAGCTTTACCAACAGGCCGATCAGATCATGATGAATGATGCACCGGTAGTGCCGCTATGGTATGATATGGCCATCCACCTGGTGCAACCTAATGTACAAGGCTTTAAACCTAATGCGTTAAACCTACTAGAACTAAGAAGAACACAAATAAAAAATTGA
- a CDS encoding M1 family metallopeptidase codes for MKRTIGFLAFCLFTTVLTHAQPLNHKDQFNRQDSLRGTLNQYRTWWNVLRYDISVTPDFNTRTIKGKNTITLWDSAVGPGSHTLQLDLQDPMQVDSVYFGGQPVSFKRDKNVYWIYVRDSLAKYKITPGERKLEVVFSGVPRPAYNAPWDGGWIWKKDEKGRPFISVACQGLGASVWYPCKDHQSDEPEKGASLTINVPDTLVAVGNGKLKSKTTHDGLASYTWEVNNPINNYNIIPYIGKYVNFTETYAGEKGNLSCSYWVLDYNLDKAKKQFEQVKATLKSMEYWFGPYPFYEDGFKLVEAPHLGMEHQSAVAYGNKYMNGYFGRDLSGSGWGKNWDYIIVHESGHEWFGNNITTKDIADMWVHEGFTDYSETLFIELQYGKKAADEYVQGLRKNIENDKPIIGPYGVNQEGSGDMYYKGANLIHTIRQIVNDDNKFREILRGLNKTFYHQTVTTKQIEDYINAQTGKNLSSVFDQYLRTREIPVLRMEVDGKKLKYKWDNCIDNFDMPVKLTNGQWLMATTKWQQIKIDDKNAKDLKVDPNFYIQTKMED; via the coding sequence ATGAAACGAACGATTGGGTTCTTGGCTTTTTGTTTATTTACAACGGTATTAACACATGCACAGCCTTTAAATCATAAGGATCAATTTAACAGGCAGGATAGTTTACGAGGCACATTAAACCAATACCGCACGTGGTGGAATGTTTTGCGTTATGATATTTCTGTAACACCCGATTTTAATACTCGCACCATAAAAGGGAAGAATACGATTACCCTTTGGGACAGTGCGGTTGGCCCCGGTAGCCATACTTTGCAATTAGACTTACAGGATCCTATGCAGGTTGATAGCGTTTATTTCGGTGGCCAGCCTGTATCATTTAAGCGCGATAAAAATGTGTATTGGATTTACGTTAGAGACTCTTTAGCAAAATATAAGATCACACCCGGTGAGCGAAAGTTAGAAGTAGTATTTAGTGGTGTTCCTCGACCTGCCTATAATGCGCCTTGGGATGGTGGCTGGATCTGGAAGAAAGACGAAAAAGGAAGACCTTTTATTAGTGTGGCTTGTCAAGGTTTAGGTGCCTCCGTTTGGTACCCCTGTAAAGATCATCAAAGCGATGAACCAGAAAAAGGTGCCAGCTTAACAATCAATGTTCCAGATACGCTAGTTGCCGTAGGTAACGGTAAATTGAAAAGCAAAACCACTCATGATGGCCTGGCTTCTTATACCTGGGAAGTTAACAACCCTATCAACAACTATAATATCATTCCTTATATAGGCAAGTATGTCAACTTCACGGAAACATATGCTGGTGAAAAAGGCAACTTGAGCTGCAGCTATTGGGTATTGGACTACAACCTGGATAAGGCGAAAAAACAATTTGAACAGGTAAAGGCTACTTTGAAATCAATGGAATATTGGTTTGGACCTTATCCTTTTTATGAAGATGGATTTAAATTGGTAGAAGCACCCCATCTGGGTATGGAACACCAGAGTGCTGTAGCATATGGTAATAAATATATGAATGGCTATTTCGGTAGAGATCTATCAGGAAGTGGCTGGGGTAAGAATTGGGATTACATCATTGTACATGAATCGGGGCATGAATGGTTTGGCAATAACATTACCACTAAAGACATAGCGGACATGTGGGTACATGAAGGCTTTACCGATTATTCAGAGACATTGTTTATTGAATTACAATATGGAAAGAAAGCTGCTGATGAATATGTACAAGGCTTGCGTAAGAATATTGAAAACGACAAGCCAATCATAGGCCCCTATGGTGTAAATCAAGAAGGCAGTGGTGACATGTATTACAAAGGAGCCAACCTGATACATACCATCCGCCAGATCGTGAATGATGATAATAAGTTCCGGGAGATACTACGTGGTCTAAACAAGACATTTTACCATCAAACTGTAACAACAAAGCAGATTGAAGATTATATAAATGCACAAACGGGCAAAAACTTATCAAGCGTTTTTGATCAATACTTAAGAACTCGAGAGATTCCTGTTTTACGAATGGAGGTTGACGGGAAAAAACTTAAATATAAGTGGGACAATTGTATTGACAATTTTGACATGCCTGTTAAGCTGACAAATGGGCAATGGTTGATGGCTACAACGAAGTGGCAACAAATAAAAATCGACGATAAGAACGCTAAGGATCTTAAGGTTGATCCTAACTTTTACATTCAAACGAAGATGGAAGATTGA
- a CDS encoding C40 family peptidase, with product MVKNKIFPFAIVFFLGAFNKVSAQRGSKSNIKFISDIEVGFAFPEDNLNIVKEKASKSAMSAAEVRKSYASEADYIERATGLQFKYSILLDTEVETLTNIELFNIIDDWIGTPYRLGGSTKSGIDCSAFMQVMYAGLFSMTLPRTSREQYNTVRPVSLTELKEGDLVFFSTRGRGVSHVGFYLQNNRFVHAGSSTGVTVSDLTDPYWAKHFLRAGRMEKTEVPTLVVNP from the coding sequence ATGGTAAAAAATAAAATTTTTCCCTTCGCCATTGTGTTCTTTCTGGGGGCATTTAATAAAGTCTCAGCCCAAAGAGGTTCAAAATCCAATATCAAATTTATTAGTGACATTGAAGTAGGTTTTGCTTTTCCAGAAGACAATCTAAACATCGTAAAAGAAAAGGCATCCAAGAGTGCGATGTCTGCTGCTGAAGTTAGAAAATCATACGCATCAGAGGCCGACTATATTGAACGCGCTACCGGTCTACAATTCAAATATTCCATACTATTAGATACTGAAGTTGAAACGCTTACTAATATTGAGTTGTTCAATATTATAGACGATTGGATTGGAACACCTTATCGTTTGGGTGGTTCTACCAAATCTGGTATTGATTGTTCTGCGTTTATGCAGGTTATGTACGCTGGCTTATTTAGTATGACTTTGCCAAGAACTTCACGCGAGCAGTATAATACCGTACGTCCGGTTTCCTTAACAGAATTGAAAGAAGGCGATTTGGTATTTTTTAGTACAAGAGGGAGAGGCGTATCACACGTAGGGTTCTATCTGCAGAATAACCGATTTGTCCATGCTGGCTCTTCTACAGGTGTTACTGTCTCCGATCTTACGGATCCTTATTGGGCTAAACATTTCTTGAGAGCAGGCAGAATGGAGAAGACAGAGGTTCCTACACTGGTTGTAAATCCTTAA